The window GGAGATATTATACACAATGCGTCCTTGATTTTGGGAAAACAAATCGTGCACATTTTGCCCGAAGGGTGAGTTGGGAACCCGGATGTAGATGTGTGATCTTCGAGCTGACTGAGCTAGGTCGGCTGTTTTGAACCCCGATCGCGAGGCGCTTTGCATTGATTCCCAAAGAAACACGGTTGACCTCCCGATTCGCGTCAATCAAACCGATCCCATCCTGATCGAGGTGTTGCGACTTGATCTGAACACAGGCGAAAACGAAACCCTGACGATACCGGCAAAACAAGTCAAGCAGCTGAAACGCCAGGCGGACAAGCGGCATGCAAACCGAGAACCTGTCGCCCATCGGGATCTACTCTTACCCGTGAAGAAGACGGGTATCTATCGTCTACAgcgggtggtggatgaaTCTCAACTGGATGTTCATACGCGTACATCTGATGCACTCGTCGTCTCTTGCCCGCGAGCGCTGATCAAGAACTCGCATACGAACAAATGTAAGGGGGAACTGTCCAACCTGGTTCTCGAGGTTGAGGGAACGCCGCCTTTGAAGATCAAGTACAGCCGCCAAGTTAACCACCTCGACCGCGGGTTCTCCTTCCAGAACATTCAGCCTGACAATCTCCGCTCTCCGCTGCTGAATCAGAGGGCCAGTGGCGCTCTTTTCAGTGAGACTCAACCAGATATCTCGTGggcccagagccagaagaTTGACCTGCCTTTGAACGAGTCATTGAATGTGGGTGGAGAGTGGTTTTACACTATTGAGGAAGTCCATGATGCTCTCGGAAATGTCGCCAATTATTCCACCCTCTTTGATGACGGAGATCGGCCATCTGCCAAGTCGGTGTCCCAGTGGCACCAGTTCTCCGTCCATGAACGCCCGCGACTGTCTCTATCTGGGTGCAATGACCAACGTCCACTACAGGTTGCTCGGGGAGATAGCGTGAACCTACCTGTCAGCTTCCACGCGGTGGGAAACGGTTACGTTGGGGATGGGCCATTCTCCGTCGTCTACTCGTTCAGAGGCAATGACGATGCTCCGAAAGATGCTCGGACTCTTGTGTTGAAGCATTTGGACCAGAAAACTCCCATCAAGGAGCCGGGCTGGTATGCCTTGACGTCTGTCTCCAGCCAGTACTGCCCAGGCGAAGTTCTGGAGCCATCGTCGTGTTACTTGCACAatcctccagagccagaacTAGCTGTTCGATCCGAGAAGATCTTCGACCGATGTGCCAATAATGCCGTTGGTTTGCTCGTTGACCTGGATTTGACGGGCTCTCCGCCATTTCGTCTCCGATATAGTATTGAAAGCAGCAAGGGCGCAGTGACCAAAACCCAAAAGATTGATGGATTAAGGTCTCAACTCGACTTCACTCCGTCAGAGGCTGGCTACTATCGGTATCGCTTTTTGGACATTGAAGATTCCATCTATTCTCCACGGCCCCTGAAGGATCAAACTCCGACTCTGGAACAAGATGTGAAACCACCAGCTTCAGCCCATTTCATGGGATCGAGAGAAGCACGCAAGACTTGTTTCGGCGAATCGGTCTCTGTGGACGTGTCCTTCTTAGGAGAAGCTCCCTGGACACTGCAATATGAGCTCGTTCACAATGGGAAGAGGTCCAAACACACTCTCGAATCTGAAAAGGAGATGgcgaccatcatcaccgatAAGTTAGTTAGCGGCGGCGAATACACTTTAGCCTTGACAAGTGTCAAGGACAAGTCGAGCTGCAAACGAAACTTGAAGGACAGCATCAAGATCGATGCCCGTTCAAAACCTCCTCAGGCCTCTTTCGGTCAGATCGACAAGAAGAGAACTGTTTCAGCACTGCAGGGCACCAGAGTTGATATTCCGCTACGATTGAGTGGCCAACGGCCATGGACGGTGAGGTACAAAAATGTCGACGTCAACCCCTCGCCCGTGGAGAAAATGTTTTGGGAAGAAAACAGCGCCCTGAGTGTGGATAGGGAAGGTCTCTATGAGCTCGTCGAAGTGTTTGACGGCTCATGCCCAGGCTCTGTGGCCCAATCTGCGAATGAGTTCGAAGTTTCATGGATTCCTCGACCACATATCAGCGCTGTGGATGGATCCTCAGTTGGAAAAACAGGCTCGGTTGTCAAGCCTGAAGTGTGCCAAGGCGACGATGATACTCTCGAACTCCGACTCTCCGGCAATCCTCCGTTCAGTCTTCAGTACGAACAACGGCGAAAGGCAGATCGTGGGGCCCCTTCCGTGAGATCGCGGAACCTCAGGACCGCACTTCATGTGGCTTCGATGGAAATGGACACGTCGGAGCCCGGTCAATACACCTACAAGTTTACCCAAGTTGGCGACAACCTTTATGATCATGACCCGAAGCGCAGCCCCCTGCTGGTCACTCAACAGGTGAACTCGCTCCCATCTGCCAAGTTTGACTCTCCTGGTCACATCTATGGGTTCTGCAAGGAGGATGCCAGTGGTGAAGAAACCGTCCCCGTAACTCTGGAAGGAATCCCACCCTTCTCGCTGGAGATCATGATCAAGCATCACTCGAACGCGAAACCGGAGATTGTCACCATCCCAAAAGTCAACTCCAACCGGCACAACCTGCTCATTCCTCGGCGTCATCTGGACCTAGGCCAACATGTGGTCAGCATTCACAAAGTGCGCGATGCGCGTGGATGTCAACGAACCACCGAGTACGACGCCTCTTCGGTTCGAGTGGCTGTGTCGGACGTGCCGACCATCATTCCGCTCGAATCCAAGGCCGACTATTGTGTAGGTGAACGTCTTTCGTTCTCACTCTCAGGACATGCTCCCTTCGATGTATTCTATACCTTCAACGGCGCCCAGCGGAAGGCAACCTCGCAGAACACCAACTTCCGTCGCATCGCCGAGCGTCCTGGTGAGTTCACCATCACCGCGGTCAGCGACGGGGCTAGTGGCAAATGCAAGGCCCACAAGGACATCACCAAGGTCATCCATGAGATGCCCAGCGTGCGCATCAGCAGAGGAAAGACCTCTGTGGTGGACATCCACGAAGGTGGCGAAGCAGACCTTCATTTCGAGTTTTGGGGAACGCCCCCCTTTGAGTTCACGTAGGTTTCCTGTCTATTTATCTGTCTGGGTCTATGCTGACAGCGATTTCTTTTCCACCACAGGTACATTCGAAGCTCCAACGTtcggaaggggaagaagTCGGAGGTGCTTGACATCAAGCATGATATCTCTTACGAGCATCGTAAAACCATCAAAACCTCCGATGAAGGCACATACGAAGTCGTCGCTATCAAGGACAAgttctgttctttttcttctcagGTGCCGTCGGGCAAAGCGGACCGGCCGGCCGGATCTTGAAAAAAAGCAGGGTGTGAAATAACTTCTCTTTCATGTGGTTCGATATAATGCTGGTGATTTTTTTGTGTTCAATCCTTTTTTACCTTTATCTTGGGAGACTTGCATTGCAGCGGCGTGATCAGGTAATCTAATTGTACATTCGAAAATAAGATGGAAATTTTTACTACTTTAAACAATCTACTGTTCCTCACTGGTTCCGTGGGTTTCGATCTTTTCCACGAATGCGTCGCCCAGTCTGGCAATCTCATTTATGATGGCGGGTCGGTTGATTGTAACGCAGTCCTTGGACGTCGCCGATGATGCCGGGGCAGTCGAGTACGCTGTCTTGAGGTTCCAACTCTTGGGCTTCAAAGTCTGGGGATTCCAAAGACCAGCGATCACACTGCAGTGCTCGTCTCcgtggaaaagaaggataCCCTGGCTATAGCATGCCTGGACATCATGAACAAAAGACTCGATTGCTGCCATCTTCCCAGCGCGAGCAGAACCGGTGTCGGCCAGATTCTTGAATTTAGACACAGCACCGGATCGTTCACCAAGGACCTTGGGGTG of the Penicillium psychrofluorescens genome assembly, chromosome: 1 genome contains:
- a CDS encoding uncharacterized protein (ID:PFLUO_000826-T1.cds;~source:funannotate); its protein translation is MNGTPRLPSAFPQTPQTLPQKRRLFETPTRSQARDARSPLKSSLKSAKSPSKSPSKAIQQRPNATPLIPVDVVDAPSQRLYVVAFYLALNAWRVYESWTASDDLDATWLFLKWVSVDGLFLFGLQALRIPWLEWAFPTTLSLFLVHAVGNIFLMFRIPIPMGAWIGGMIKVAYDRELSISERRVKPGDIIHNASLILGKQIVHILPEGSAVLNPDREALCIDSQRNTVDLPIRVNQTDPILIEVLRLDLNTGENETLTIPAKQVKQLKRQADKRHANREPVAHRDLLLPVKKTGIYRLQRVVDESQLDVHTRTSDALVVSCPRALIKNSHTNKCKGELSNLVLEVEGTPPLKIKYSRQVNHLDRGFSFQNIQPDNLRSPLLNQRASGALFSETQPDISWAQSQKIDLPLNESLNVGGEWFYTIEEVHDALGNVANYSTLFDDGDRPSAKSVSQWHQFSVHERPRLSLSGCNDQRPLQVARGDSVNLPVSFHAVGNGYVGDGPFSVVYSFRGNDDAPKDARTLVLKHLDQKTPIKEPGWYALTSVSSQYCPGEVLEPSSCYLHNPPEPELAVRSEKIFDRCANNAVGLLVDLDLTGSPPFRLRYSIESSKGAVTKTQKIDGLRSQLDFTPSEAGYYRYRFLDIEDSIYSPRPLKDQTPTLEQDVKPPASAHFMGSREARKTCFGESVSVDVSFLGEAPWTLQYELVHNGKRSKHTLESEKEMATIITDKLVSGGEYTLALTSVKDKSSCKRNLKDSIKIDARSKPPQASFGQIDKKRTVSALQGTRVDIPLRLSGQRPWTVRYKNVDVNPSPVEKMFWEENSALSVDREGLYELVEVFDGSCPGSVAQSANEFEVSWIPRPHISAVDGSSVGKTGSVVKPEVCQGDDDTLELRLSGNPPFSLQYEQRRKADRGAPSVRSRNLRTALHVASMEMDTSEPGQYTYKFTQVGDNLYDHDPKRSPLLVTQQVNSLPSAKFDSPGHIYGFCKEDASGEETVPVTLEGIPPFSLEIMIKHHSNAKPEIVTIPKVNSNRHNLLIPRRHLDLGQHVVSIHKVRDARGCQRTTEYDASSVRVAVSDVPTIIPLESKADYCVGERLSFSLSGHAPFDVFYTFNGAQRKATSQNTNFRRIAERPGEFTITAVSDGASGKCKAHKDITKVIHEMPSVRISRGKTSVVDIHEGGEADLHFEFWGTPPFEFTYIRSSNVRKGKKSEVLDIKHDISYEHRKTIKTSDEGTYEVVAIKDKFCSFSSQVPSGKADRPAGS